One genomic segment of Brevibacillus laterosporus LMG 15441 includes these proteins:
- a CDS encoding methyl-accepting chemotaxis protein — protein MPLFHTIKAKLIIAFVLCITIPIALISSIVYLDMKRQIHQDFLDANTKEVAQVDNGVSIYFNSIRENVLMLANSALLKRTDASIKSYKNETGTVKIDAMANGGLEAELAQEFKRYIQAHPNTSSLFIGTEASGYTQYPVKNMSSHYDPRDRPWYTDAMKEPGKAVITAPYILTGTETIAVSIVTQLRDMTGKAVGVFGIDTNLLNLTEVLKEMKIGETGYVMMISAEGTVLANPQYPDMISKNVKDLDNKTLAQLSEMSTGQLEVVMENQNYLTNVYTSPKTGWKYISFIEQRELNSSIDHIFFLILIMSVILGVIALVASIILAGKFSKPIVTLIGHMQEIGEGDLTKEVQPHLLQRKDELGTLANSLQSMQLSIKYLISEIVSASKKLVASSGQVSAHVESNIIAIDKIAENVKEVASGADNQLMRTEESAKGMEEMALGIQRIAESTSSIAEFSLDTTQEAENGNQTVQHAVQQMSNIGVSVEHSLSVVKVLQDRSNEIVKIVDMITDISSQTNLLALNASIEAARAGEHGRGFAVVADEVRKLAEQSSESAGKIASLINEVHGETNRAMDSMNDVNHSVSNGVQMVQDSGEAFQRILQQIKNITEQIHDNSAISEEMSAASEEIASSVDETAHIAKLSADYMQNVSASSESQVTAMLALQGSSEELRQISQELTSLIDRFRV, from the coding sequence ATGCCTTTGTTTCATACAATAAAAGCCAAGTTAATCATTGCATTTGTCTTATGCATCACGATCCCGATTGCCCTTATTAGTAGCATTGTTTACTTGGATATGAAAAGACAGATTCATCAGGACTTCTTGGATGCTAATACCAAGGAAGTAGCCCAAGTGGATAATGGCGTATCTATTTATTTTAATTCCATTCGTGAAAACGTACTCATGCTTGCAAACTCTGCACTGTTGAAAAGAACAGATGCATCGATCAAGTCATATAAGAACGAAACTGGAACAGTTAAAATAGATGCTATGGCAAATGGTGGTTTAGAAGCAGAACTGGCCCAAGAGTTTAAACGCTATATTCAAGCCCATCCCAACACTTCATCGTTATTTATAGGCACTGAGGCTAGCGGTTATACACAGTATCCTGTCAAAAATATGAGCTCACATTATGACCCACGTGACCGTCCTTGGTATACAGATGCTATGAAAGAACCAGGCAAGGCCGTAATCACTGCTCCTTATATCTTGACAGGAACAGAGACTATTGCAGTCAGTATCGTTACACAGCTTCGCGATATGACTGGAAAAGCAGTAGGGGTTTTTGGTATTGATACAAACCTGTTGAATTTAACCGAAGTCTTGAAGGAAATGAAAATTGGCGAGACCGGTTATGTTATGATGATTTCCGCTGAGGGTACTGTACTTGCCAACCCTCAATATCCGGATATGATCTCCAAAAACGTAAAAGATTTGGATAATAAAACATTAGCCCAACTAAGTGAAATGTCGACAGGTCAACTAGAAGTCGTTATGGAAAATCAAAATTATTTAACGAACGTCTATACCTCGCCAAAAACTGGTTGGAAGTATATTTCATTTATTGAACAACGCGAGCTTAATAGCAGCATTGATCATATCTTCTTCCTTATTTTGATCATGAGTGTAATTTTAGGCGTTATTGCTTTGGTTGCATCTATTATTCTAGCTGGTAAGTTCTCTAAGCCAATCGTTACCTTAATTGGTCACATGCAGGAGATTGGAGAAGGTGATTTAACCAAGGAAGTACAGCCTCATTTACTTCAGCGTAAGGATGAGTTAGGTACTCTAGCAAATTCTCTGCAATCCATGCAATTATCTATTAAGTATCTGATTTCAGAGATTGTATCCGCATCCAAAAAACTGGTAGCCTCCTCCGGGCAGGTATCCGCTCATGTGGAGAGTAATATAATTGCTATCGATAAAATTGCTGAAAACGTAAAAGAAGTAGCAAGCGGAGCAGATAATCAGCTCATGCGTACAGAGGAAAGTGCTAAAGGCATGGAGGAAATGGCACTGGGTATTCAACGAATTGCAGAATCCACCTCCTCTATTGCAGAGTTTTCGCTTGATACAACACAAGAAGCTGAGAATGGTAACCAAACCGTACAGCACGCTGTTCAGCAAATGAGCAACATCGGTGTATCTGTCGAGCATTCTCTCTCTGTTGTGAAGGTCCTACAGGATCGTTCTAACGAGATTGTAAAAATTGTAGATATGATTACCGACATCTCCTCCCAAACCAACCTTCTTGCTCTAAATGCAAGCATAGAGGCTGCTCGTGCGGGAGAACATGGTAGAGGTTTTGCTGTTGTTGCGGATGAAGTAAGAAAGCTTGCCGAACAATCTTCAGAATCTGCTGGTAAGATTGCTAGCTTAATCAATGAAGTACACGGAGAAACCAATCGTGCCATGGATTCTATGAATGATGTAAACCATAGCGTCTCGAACGGTGTTCAAATGGTACAGGATTCCGGTGAAGCATTCCAACGCATCCTTCAACAAATCAAAAATATAACTGAACAAATCCATGATAACTCGGCAATTTCAGAGGAAATGTCTGCTGCCAGTGAAGAGATTGCATCTTCTGTAGATGAGACAGCACATATCGCTAAGCTTTCGGCTGACTACATGCAAAATGTGTCTGCATCCTCTGAGTCTCAGGTAACTGCAATGCTGGCTCTTCAAGGATCATCTGAGGAACTACGTCAAATATCTCAGGAATTAACGAGCTTAATTGACCGTTTCCGTGTATAA
- a CDS encoding glycerol-3-phosphate responsive antiterminator: MNQAEFYARLARHKIIASIKQPKSLERALEAPISAVVLSIGNLNTMKRYVDLFKSHQIPVFLHLERIGGISYDREGMAYVGENVKPTGIVATRNTLIKLAKKHGLLTIQRLFLVDSDSLKSGIQSIQETQPDAVEIMPALLPEYIIEYRNSLQQPIIAGGLIKRREQMVIALSHGAIAVSVGKHQLWKENMGNEHLQHSSI; encoded by the coding sequence ATGAATCAAGCGGAGTTTTACGCCAGATTAGCAAGGCATAAAATCATTGCATCCATTAAGCAGCCAAAATCGCTGGAACGTGCATTAGAGGCTCCCATCAGTGCTGTAGTGTTGTCAATCGGGAATCTAAACACAATGAAACGATACGTTGATCTGTTTAAATCGCACCAGATTCCCGTTTTTCTTCACCTAGAGCGCATTGGTGGCATTAGCTACGACCGGGAAGGAATGGCTTATGTAGGCGAGAATGTGAAGCCAACAGGCATTGTTGCAACGCGTAATACGCTGATTAAATTAGCAAAAAAGCATGGCCTGCTTACGATCCAACGTTTGTTCTTAGTTGACAGCGATTCGCTCAAATCTGGAATTCAATCGATTCAGGAAACTCAACCGGATGCGGTGGAGATCATGCCTGCCCTGCTGCCGGAATATATCATTGAGTATCGTAATTCGCTTCAACAGCCAATTATTGCAGGCGGGCTGATCAAGAGGCGGGAGCAAATGGTGATTGCTCTTTCGCATGGCGCTATTGCTGTATCTGTAGGAAAACATCAGTTGTGGAAGGAGAATATGGGGAATGAACACTTGCAGCACTCTTCTATTTGA
- a CDS encoding FmdB family zinc ribbon protein: MPTYVFHCQDCGLFEETISMKHATEIIDCPFCTKDAVRLYTRPGLITSSGALRQRIEQSAIPKVIRREHSTTHSCRHSYPSHFPTGVPAPAPAKRPWQISHY, from the coding sequence ATGCCAACCTACGTCTTTCACTGTCAGGATTGCGGCCTATTTGAAGAGACAATAAGCATGAAGCATGCTACCGAAATCATTGATTGTCCGTTTTGCACAAAGGACGCCGTTAGATTGTACACTCGACCCGGATTAATCACTTCCTCCGGCGCATTACGCCAGCGTATTGAACAAAGTGCCATCCCCAAGGTCATACGCCGTGAACATTCGACCACACACTCATGTAGACATTCCTATCCTTCTCACTTTCCGACAGGTGTACCTGCTCCTGCTCCTGCCAAACGGCCTTGGCAAATCAGCCATTACTAG
- a CDS encoding HAD family hydrolase: MNTCSTLLFDLDGTLLDSREGVIDAVYYTIEEHCPGLFTRGEITDRFGEALEEFLRAVEAKINEQQVQKPELPDQFKVSHWDRTAYCKDYFTYMKRHNQQVQLFPFVREGMEALKKRGFQLAVVTNKQRELALQNLEIAAILHLMDTVVTLDDVVLGKPSPEPIQKAMAILGTVPEATLMIGDSRYDLLSARAAGVRSVLLEWYGADQRIQEEPHYRFQTFQMLVDELLLASVQGKGE, translated from the coding sequence ATGAACACTTGCAGCACTCTTCTATTTGATTTGGATGGAACCTTGCTGGATAGCAGGGAGGGTGTGATAGATGCGGTTTACTACACGATAGAAGAGCATTGTCCCGGCTTGTTTACCAGAGGAGAAATAACAGATCGGTTTGGCGAAGCCTTGGAGGAATTTTTACGTGCCGTTGAAGCAAAAATCAATGAGCAGCAGGTACAAAAGCCTGAACTGCCTGACCAATTCAAAGTAAGTCATTGGGATCGGACAGCATATTGCAAGGATTACTTTACGTACATGAAACGCCACAACCAACAGGTACAGTTGTTTCCATTTGTGAGAGAAGGGATGGAGGCACTCAAAAAACGAGGATTTCAGCTTGCTGTTGTCACTAACAAACAACGTGAGCTTGCTTTGCAAAACCTAGAAATAGCGGCGATTCTGCATCTAATGGACACAGTGGTCACGCTAGATGATGTGGTGCTTGGCAAGCCTTCTCCTGAGCCCATACAGAAGGCGATGGCAATCCTAGGGACCGTCCCTGAAGCGACACTCATGATTGGTGACAGCAGGTATGATCTGTTATCCGCTCGTGCGGCAGGTGTGCGCAGCGTTTTGTTGGAGTGGTACGGAGCAGATCAACGAATCCAAGAGGAACCTCATTATCGATTTCAAACATTCCAAATGCTTGTCGATGAACTGCTGTTAGCCAGTGTACAAGGAAAGGGTGAGTAG
- a CDS encoding YhgE/Pip domain-containing protein, which produces MNNIFKIFKRDVKKIATNWAAAIIICGLVFLPSLYAWFNIKASWDPYGQTSGIKIAVSNLDKGAELRGNKLNIGEEIITSLQENKKIGWVFTDADNALRGVEHGDYYASITIPANFSERIATVLSKNPQKAEIIYNVNEKINAISPKITAKGASGVTEEVNRNFIKTANGTIFRIFNEIGIQLESELPTIRRLIELVYKVEASFPEVHKVISTASADLKKADDILKKAQNNLPVMTQLAQDAEKLSVHVGEFLDHSADAIGTLTPTIKENLLLIQQTAVLSEKLLGILQDVSFVPSLAKVELDRTAERLDRALSVTDRLIGVFEPLSNLTGKRLHFVTDKLKDIKSTFEKQQTIVTSIADTLDRGERPAQQLVDQFMQLSRNTSQAIDDLLNRFNTQIEPLIMEGIEKAKQDANQARAVIKDAIASIPDVQQILQDAAKGLSLGSKDLLLLQKNLPEIEAKIKDVAKRIRALEKEGNLEEVIDLLKRNAEKESQFFAEPVILKENRMFPIPNYGSAMSPFFTTLSLWVGALLLVSLVSVEVHDEKHVFKSYEVYFGRYLTFGLLAMLQSVMVTMGDIYILGAYVANKMWFVLFGLIISAVFMLIVYTLVSVFGNVGKAMAIVLLVLQLAGSGGTFPIQVTPPFFQAIYPFLPFTYAISMMREAVGGILWDIINRDIIMMTVYAGIALIIGLALKKFINRSSAKLVKKAKESQLIH; this is translated from the coding sequence ATGAATAATATTTTTAAGATATTCAAAAGAGACGTGAAAAAAATTGCGACGAATTGGGCTGCTGCCATTATTATTTGTGGACTTGTTTTCTTACCGTCTCTTTATGCGTGGTTTAACATTAAGGCCTCTTGGGACCCGTATGGACAAACGAGCGGTATTAAGATTGCTGTGTCTAATCTGGATAAGGGAGCAGAACTGCGCGGGAACAAGCTTAATATTGGAGAAGAGATCATTACCTCGTTACAAGAGAATAAAAAGATAGGCTGGGTATTCACCGATGCGGATAATGCCCTAAGAGGAGTAGAGCATGGTGATTATTACGCGAGTATCACCATACCTGCTAATTTTTCAGAACGAATCGCAACAGTGCTGTCCAAAAATCCGCAAAAGGCGGAAATTATCTATAACGTAAATGAAAAAATCAACGCTATCTCACCTAAAATAACGGCTAAAGGGGCAAGTGGTGTAACGGAGGAGGTCAATCGCAATTTTATCAAGACAGCCAACGGCACCATTTTCCGCATATTTAACGAGATTGGCATTCAGTTAGAGAGCGAGCTACCAACGATTAGACGACTAATTGAACTTGTATATAAAGTAGAAGCCTCCTTCCCGGAAGTGCATAAAGTGATTTCTACAGCAAGTGCCGATTTGAAAAAAGCGGATGATATCTTAAAGAAGGCGCAAAATAATCTGCCGGTAATGACGCAGCTTGCACAAGATGCCGAAAAGCTTTCTGTTCACGTAGGTGAGTTCTTGGATCACAGTGCAGATGCTATCGGAACGCTGACACCTACCATCAAAGAGAACTTACTTTTGATTCAACAAACCGCTGTGCTAAGCGAAAAGTTGCTAGGCATACTGCAAGATGTAAGCTTTGTGCCAAGTTTGGCTAAAGTAGAGCTGGATCGTACTGCTGAACGCTTGGACAGAGCGCTTAGCGTTACCGATCGTTTGATAGGAGTGTTTGAGCCACTATCCAATTTGACTGGGAAACGACTGCATTTTGTTACGGATAAGCTTAAAGATATAAAATCAACGTTTGAAAAGCAGCAGACGATTGTCACCTCCATAGCAGATACGCTTGATCGCGGTGAAAGGCCGGCTCAACAGCTAGTGGATCAGTTTATGCAGCTCTCAAGAAATACCTCGCAGGCGATTGATGATCTTCTCAATCGATTTAATACGCAGATTGAACCGCTTATCATGGAAGGCATCGAAAAGGCGAAACAGGATGCCAATCAAGCAAGAGCGGTGATCAAGGATGCAATTGCCAGCATACCAGATGTGCAACAGATTTTGCAGGATGCCGCGAAGGGACTTTCTTTGGGAAGCAAGGATTTATTGCTGCTTCAAAAAAATCTTCCTGAGATAGAAGCAAAAATTAAAGATGTAGCTAAGCGGATACGAGCCTTAGAAAAAGAGGGCAACCTAGAAGAAGTAATTGATCTGTTGAAGAGAAATGCAGAGAAAGAAAGTCAGTTTTTCGCAGAACCCGTTATTTTAAAAGAAAATCGGATGTTCCCGATTCCGAATTACGGTTCAGCAATGTCGCCGTTTTTTACCACACTATCCCTGTGGGTGGGTGCCTTGCTTCTTGTTTCATTAGTAAGCGTAGAGGTTCATGATGAGAAGCATGTCTTTAAAAGCTACGAGGTTTATTTTGGCAGGTATCTGACCTTTGGCCTATTAGCTATGCTCCAGTCTGTTATGGTCACGATGGGGGATATCTATATACTGGGTGCTTATGTAGCAAATAAAATGTGGTTTGTATTATTTGGTTTAATCATTAGCGCGGTGTTCATGCTGATTGTTTATACGCTTGTCTCGGTTTTTGGAAATGTAGGGAAGGCGATGGCAATTGTGCTTCTGGTACTCCAGCTTGCTGGCTCTGGAGGGACATTCCCGATTCAGGTTACACCTCCATTTTTTCAAGCGATCTATCCATTTTTACCCTTTACGTATGCTATTAGCATGATGCGAGAAGCGGTTGGTGGCATTCTATGGGATATTATCAACAGAGATATCATCATGATGACTGTCTATGCTGGAATTGCTTTGATCATCGGATTGGCTTTGAAGAAATTCATAAACCGATCATCAGCTAAATTAGTGAAAAAAGCTAAGGAAAGTCAACTGATTCATTAG
- a CDS encoding ABC transporter ATP-binding protein — MAEVVLKQVVKSYQHQQVVKGMDLVIPEGSFTVLVGPSGCGKSTTLRMIAGLERVTKGEIWIGKQKVNDVPPGKRDLAMVFQNYALYPTMTVFDNIGFGLRNRGISKKECKRLVEEIAEIVGLQDYLHRKPAQLSGGQRQRVALARAMVKKPKVFLMDEPLSNLDAKLRNQMRVELTSLHKQLGTTFIYVTHDQVEAMTMGDQIVVMNEGEIKQVASPIKLYHEPENLFVAQFIGSPSMNICQQRDHAGLLVGFRPEKVMIKTEQGLVQHEHMPQSSGSDFSSRGRIISREILGSDVLYYVQTDSDQIVVKKEADQLLSSGADVIVSVPPEHLYLFDPATGMRKNPPHPPYQKSAIAGGLV; from the coding sequence GTGGCAGAAGTTGTGCTGAAGCAGGTAGTGAAGTCCTATCAGCATCAACAGGTGGTAAAGGGGATGGATTTGGTGATTCCGGAGGGCTCCTTTACCGTTCTTGTTGGGCCATCAGGCTGTGGAAAATCAACTACGTTACGAATGATAGCTGGACTTGAGAGAGTGACCAAAGGCGAAATTTGGATAGGTAAGCAAAAGGTGAACGATGTACCACCCGGTAAACGAGATTTAGCCATGGTGTTTCAAAACTACGCGCTGTACCCCACGATGACAGTCTTTGACAATATTGGCTTTGGATTAAGAAACCGAGGCATTTCAAAAAAGGAATGCAAGAGACTGGTCGAGGAAATCGCTGAAATCGTAGGGCTTCAGGATTACTTGCATCGTAAGCCGGCGCAATTATCAGGAGGTCAGCGCCAGCGTGTGGCTTTAGCCAGAGCCATGGTGAAAAAGCCAAAGGTGTTTCTCATGGATGAGCCCTTATCTAATCTAGATGCGAAATTGCGGAATCAGATGCGTGTAGAATTAACCAGCTTGCATAAACAGCTAGGCACTACATTCATCTATGTGACACATGATCAGGTAGAAGCAATGACGATGGGCGATCAAATCGTGGTCATGAATGAAGGGGAAATTAAGCAGGTGGCCTCTCCGATCAAGCTCTACCATGAGCCGGAAAATCTGTTTGTTGCCCAGTTTATCGGTTCCCCTTCTATGAACATTTGTCAACAGAGGGATCACGCAGGATTACTAGTAGGTTTTCGCCCGGAAAAAGTGATGATCAAGACAGAGCAAGGATTGGTACAACATGAACATATGCCGCAATCATCTGGCTCGGACTTTTCTAGTAGAGGCCGTATTATTTCGCGGGAAATTCTTGGCTCCGATGTATTGTATTACGTACAGACAGATTCAGATCAGATCGTAGTCAAAAAGGAGGCAGACCAGCTTCTTTCCTCAGGGGCCGATGTTATTGTATCCGTGCCTCCTGAACACCTGTATCTCTTCGATCCAGCTACAGGAATGCGTAAGAATCCTCCCCATCCTCCTTATCAAAAATCTGCGATCGCAGGAGGATTGGTCTAA
- a CDS encoding carbohydrate ABC transporter permease, giving the protein MLLLAVSLIFVFPFLWMALTAFKTLPEVFQFPPTWWPESLQFQNFVIAWNSGPFFTYLRNSLLVAVGILILQILTAVPAAYAFARYRFRGRNFLFGVTLIALMIPPQVIFLPIYVEMSNWGLVNTLWSLILPYGASAFGIFLLRQAFMQVPDEVIEAARLDHASEWKIMWTIMAPMAKHVLVTFGLFSFIYHWNDYFWPLIMTNSNEVRTLPIGISMLKAADGGSQWNVIMAGNMILVFPILLIFFFAQRHIISAFVYQSK; this is encoded by the coding sequence ATGCTGTTACTAGCCGTATCGCTCATCTTTGTCTTTCCTTTTCTATGGATGGCGTTGACTGCTTTTAAAACATTGCCGGAGGTCTTCCAATTTCCGCCTACCTGGTGGCCTGAGTCTTTGCAGTTTCAGAACTTTGTAATCGCTTGGAACTCGGGGCCATTCTTTACTTATTTACGAAACAGCCTGCTGGTGGCAGTTGGTATTTTAATTCTTCAAATCTTAACGGCTGTGCCTGCTGCCTATGCATTTGCAAGGTATCGCTTTCGGGGAAGAAATTTTTTGTTTGGCGTCACCTTAATCGCTCTGATGATTCCGCCTCAGGTGATCTTTCTGCCGATCTACGTGGAGATGAGCAATTGGGGGCTCGTGAACACCTTATGGTCATTGATATTACCTTATGGAGCGAGTGCCTTCGGTATTTTTTTATTACGTCAGGCCTTTATGCAGGTACCAGACGAGGTAATTGAGGCGGCACGGTTGGATCATGCATCTGAGTGGAAAATCATGTGGACCATTATGGCTCCTATGGCAAAGCATGTGCTGGTCACATTTGGACTATTTAGCTTCATTTATCACTGGAATGATTACTTTTGGCCGCTCATCATGACCAACAGTAACGAGGTACGCACATTACCGATAGGAATTTCCATGCTGAAAGCGGCTGACGGAGGCAGTCAGTGGAATGTGATTATGGCGGGGAATATGATTTTGGTGTTCCCGATACTGCTGATTTTCTTTTTTGCTCAGCGCCATATTATTAGCGCGTTTGTT
- a CDS encoding carbohydrate ABC transporter permease, whose protein sequence is MEKVAASETKSLPTPSVWSREQMMKTKFLEHVRPYAYITPALLFFTLFFLFPIGYMIYLSFHDWSLLNLGEIEWVGFANFRELFYEPDFHLVFFNTIVFTIGTVSISILLAFFLALWLNRTAKIYGIMQAAVFSPHIISLVSVSMLWMWLMDPQYGLLNALLEFIGLPAYTWLSDTKSALISLILVSVWKGVGYNTLVFIAGLQSIPKDLYEAASLDQANRWKTLRKITLPMLSPTLFFLTVINIISSFQVFDTIYIMTQGGPVNSTNMLVFYIYEQGMDFYNGGIASAASVLLLGLIGVVTLLHFLFMEKRVHYR, encoded by the coding sequence ATGGAAAAGGTGGCTGCATCAGAAACCAAATCGCTGCCTACTCCATCGGTCTGGTCTCGGGAACAGATGATGAAAACAAAATTTTTGGAACATGTGCGTCCTTATGCATACATTACTCCTGCTTTGTTGTTTTTTACGCTTTTTTTCTTATTTCCGATCGGTTACATGATTTATCTTAGCTTCCATGATTGGTCGTTGTTGAATTTGGGTGAGATCGAATGGGTAGGCTTTGCTAACTTTCGAGAGCTATTTTATGAACCAGATTTTCATCTCGTGTTTTTCAATACGATTGTGTTCACTATTGGTACTGTGTCTATCAGTATTTTGCTAGCATTTTTTCTGGCTCTTTGGCTAAATCGAACAGCTAAAATTTATGGAATCATGCAAGCCGCGGTTTTTAGCCCGCATATCATTTCTCTGGTGTCAGTGTCTATGCTTTGGATGTGGCTTATGGACCCGCAGTACGGTTTATTGAACGCTCTTTTGGAATTCATCGGATTACCAGCCTATACATGGCTTAGTGATACCAAAAGTGCGCTGATTTCACTCATTCTAGTCAGCGTTTGGAAGGGTGTAGGCTATAACACGCTAGTCTTTATTGCGGGACTGCAAAGCATACCGAAAGATCTCTACGAGGCGGCCAGTTTAGATCAGGCAAATAGATGGAAAACGCTACGCAAAATTACGCTGCCGATGCTGTCCCCCACTTTATTTTTTCTAACGGTCATTAACATCATCTCCTCCTTTCAAGTTTTTGACACGATTTATATCATGACGCAGGGAGGTCCTGTTAATAGCACAAATATGCTTGTCTTCTATATCTATGAACAGGGAATGGATTTCTACAATGGGGGGATTGCTTCGGCCGCGTCTGTTTTACTATTGGGACTCATTGGAGTGGTCACTCTTCTGCACTTTTTATTTATGGAAAAACGTGTTCACTATCGCTAA
- a CDS encoding response regulator transcription factor yields the protein MPKYQVLVVDDEAEIREAIKIYLRNEDIAVFQARNGVEALEILETEDIQLILLDIMMPIMDGIKATFTIRETKNIPIIMLSAKSEDTDIVLGLNVGADDYITKPFNPIELIARVKSQLRRYTNLGNYKVRDGETTVGGLTLNTNAKTVTVDGEEVRLTATEYKILELLMVNKGHVFSIEEIYEKVWKEPYYNAENTVAVHVRRIREKIEINPKEPKYLKVVWGIGYKIEG from the coding sequence ATGCCAAAATATCAAGTACTAGTCGTAGATGACGAAGCAGAAATTAGAGAAGCTATCAAAATTTATTTGCGCAATGAGGATATCGCCGTCTTTCAAGCGAGGAACGGTGTGGAAGCATTAGAGATTCTAGAAACAGAAGATATTCAACTCATCCTACTCGATATTATGATGCCGATTATGGATGGAATTAAAGCTACCTTTACCATCAGAGAAACAAAGAATATTCCTATCATTATGCTTTCAGCAAAGTCTGAAGATACTGATATCGTGCTAGGTCTTAATGTAGGTGCAGACGATTACATCACGAAGCCGTTCAATCCTATTGAATTAATTGCCCGTGTGAAATCCCAATTGCGCAGATATACCAATCTAGGCAATTACAAGGTACGCGATGGTGAAACGACAGTCGGCGGTTTGACCCTTAATACGAATGCGAAAACCGTAACGGTAGATGGTGAAGAAGTTCGTTTGACCGCAACGGAGTATAAAATTCTTGAGCTACTAATGGTCAATAAAGGCCACGTATTTTCTATTGAGGAAATTTATGAAAAAGTGTGGAAGGAGCCTTATTACAATGCGGAAAATACAGTGGCTGTTCATGTCCGAAGAATTCGCGAAAAAATTGAAATCAACCCAAAAGAGCCCAAATATTTAAAGGTGGTGTGGGGCATTGGATACAAAATCGAAGGGTAA
- a CDS encoding haloacid dehalogenase-like hydrolase, producing the protein MKKTNVLLSVGLSLSLMLGAAPAFAAPLSTAAATQIAQQQLQLLDKGKWADKTHAAVQKMIDQYGVKSPNYKADKKPYAVFDWDNTSIMHDTQEALLIYQINHLIFKLTPEEFAKVLVMNVPKGPFADKYKTVDGKAITMENVSADIISDYKYLYENYKGLKGKKSLEEVTKSDQFIDFRTKMYFLYEAINGSHGSDVGYPWVLYFLTNMSVDEVHELAERSNDYGLGDSIRKINYTSPKKLSGKAGVISVTYTSGLRLSPEVASMMNTFRSNGIDVYVVSASMKEVVEVFASNPKYGYNIPKENVIGMELEKDAKSVMQPVYKKNWYKTVYGGKTEVIKAEIAKKHGGNGPLFIGGDSNGDYEMMTQFPDTKLVLILNLLKEGNIGKVSKQAVDEMNRPNPKYVLQGRDENTGMWIPTESSILVGKTKAELLPNK; encoded by the coding sequence ATGAAAAAAACAAACGTATTGCTAAGTGTTGGACTATCTCTATCACTTATGCTAGGTGCAGCACCAGCATTCGCAGCTCCACTATCAACAGCTGCTGCTACACAAATTGCTCAACAGCAATTACAACTGCTTGATAAAGGTAAATGGGCTGACAAAACTCACGCTGCTGTTCAAAAAATGATCGACCAATATGGCGTGAAAAGTCCTAATTACAAAGCAGATAAAAAGCCTTATGCTGTATTTGACTGGGATAACACTAGCATCATGCACGATACGCAAGAAGCGCTTCTTATTTATCAAATCAATCACTTGATCTTCAAATTAACACCAGAAGAATTTGCAAAAGTATTGGTTATGAACGTTCCAAAAGGTCCTTTTGCTGACAAGTACAAAACAGTAGATGGCAAAGCAATCACAATGGAAAACGTTTCTGCTGACATCATTTCTGACTACAAATACTTGTATGAAAACTATAAAGGCTTAAAAGGTAAAAAATCCCTAGAGGAAGTTACTAAGTCTGACCAATTCATCGACTTCCGTACAAAAATGTACTTCTTGTACGAAGCGATCAACGGTTCTCATGGTAGCGATGTAGGTTATCCTTGGGTTCTTTACTTCTTGACTAACATGAGCGTTGATGAAGTTCATGAGTTGGCTGAACGTTCCAATGACTACGGTCTTGGTGACTCTATCCGCAAAATCAACTATACAAGCCCTAAAAAACTGAGCGGTAAAGCTGGCGTAATCAGCGTTACATATACATCTGGTCTTCGTCTGTCTCCAGAGGTTGCTTCCATGATGAATACGTTCCGTTCTAATGGAATTGATGTTTATGTAGTGTCTGCTTCTATGAAAGAAGTAGTAGAAGTATTTGCATCAAATCCTAAGTATGGCTATAACATTCCAAAAGAAAACGTAATCGGTATGGAATTGGAAAAAGACGCAAAAAGCGTTATGCAACCAGTATACAAAAAGAACTGGTACAAAACCGTTTATGGCGGAAAAACAGAAGTAATTAAAGCAGAAATTGCTAAAAAACACGGTGGAAACGGTCCTCTATTCATTGGCGGCGACAGCAACGGTGACTACGAAATGATGACTCAATTCCCTGATACAAAATTAGTTCTAATTCTTAATCTTCTAAAAGAAGGAAATATTGGTAAGGTTTCCAAACAAGCTGTGGATGAAATGAACAGACCAAACCCTAAATACGTACTACAAGGTCGCGATGAAAACACAGGTATGTGGATTCCTACTGAATCATCAATTCTAGTAGGAAAAACAAAAGCTGAGCTACTTCCAAACAAGTAA